In Malus sylvestris chromosome 16, drMalSylv7.2, whole genome shotgun sequence, the following are encoded in one genomic region:
- the LOC126608464 gene encoding EPIDERMAL PATTERNING FACTOR-like protein 5, which translates to MGVLRRSRHRHHNHHYIRPSTVITAFTFLLFTSASTAVTSQTQLGGGGHHHHHYQGESGPALERVVTHQKIRLGSSPPSCRSKCGSCSPCKAVHVPIQPGVSIPLEYYPEAWRCKCGSHLFMP; encoded by the exons ATGGGCGTACTGCGCCGCTCCCGCCACCGCCACCACAACCACCATTATATAAGGCCATCAACTGTCATCACAGCCTTCACTTTTCTCCTGTTCACCTCAGCCTCAACGGCAGTAACCAGTCAAACCCAACTCG GAGGTGGTgggcatcatcatcatcattatcaAGGTGAAAGCGGGCCAGCATTGGAGCGAGTCGTGACCCACCAAAAGATTCGTCTGGGTTCATCGCCACCAAGTTGCAGATCCAAGTGCGGGAGCTGCTCGCCGTGTAAGGCAGTTCACGTCCCCATCCAACCAGGTGTCTCGATACCTCTCGAGTACTACCCCGAAGCTTGGCGCTGCAAGTGTGGCAGCCATCTCTTCATGCCctag